In the Danio rerio strain Tuebingen ecotype United States chromosome 8, GRCz12tu, whole genome shotgun sequence genome, one interval contains:
- the elmod3 gene encoding ELMO domain-containing protein 3, translated as MEGVVAVTLHTEGLKSFPLECKHTEVITNGNSKCTTIQNGWIPANGIKENGNTYLNPVPISALKQNGLLQSLAAGGNEPKTEEVSLEVERAQEEWDALESIQPVFAEDQAPSPLISFNEALQHFQTTDLGDLLKGIQPTIHRTGLAAISHFLFGPPRLHKDLVEERDLVFAIAQCPLDNGQSVHMRVLQTIYRKLTCTRADSPRYGPHWENVGFQGSDPATDLRGTGFLGLMHTLYFVMDPEILPLARDIFKLSQHHVQNFPFSVMSINMTRIALHALREEVLSKECNRRQQVVAVLNDFYVATFLHLYQLWKSQRKTISDSGHVLKEVETFAKKNPKLILKRLEGYLKERRAGTSPDTLSQSNPSPGDTGSQSRSQGGKEEKEMNFTGVCELPPEMEGEARLI; from the exons ggCTTGAAGAGTTTTCCACTTGAATGTAAACACACAGAGGTTATAACCAATGGCAACTCCAAATGCACAACT aTCCAAAATGGATGGATTCCAGCTAATGGCATAAAAGAAAATGGCAACACTTATCTTAATCCTGTACCA ATCTCAGCACTAAAACAGAATGGGCTGTTACAGTCTCTGGCAGCCGGAGGCAATGAGCCTAAAACCGAAG AGGTAAGCTTGGAGGTGGAGCGAGCACAAGAGGAGTGGGATGCCCTTGAGAGCATCCAACCAG TTTTTGCTGAGGATCAAGCGCCATCACCGCTGATCTCCTTCAATGAAGCTCTGCAGCATTTTCAAACCACCGATCTTGGAGATCTTCTC AAGGGCATTCAGCCCACTATTCACAGGACTGGATTGGCTGCCATCTCCCATTTCCTGTTCGGTCCTCCAAGACTACACAAAGACCTTGTAGAGGAGAGAGATTTAGTTTTCGCCATTGCACAAT GTCCTCTGGATAATGGACAGTCAGTGCACATGCGTGTACTCCAGACCATCTACCGGAAACTGACTTGTACACGAGCAGACAGTCCCCGCTATGGCCCACACTGGGAAAATGTAGGATTTCAAG GTTCAGACCCTGCCACTGATCTAAGAGGAACTGGTTTTCTGGGCCTGATGCACACTCTTTATTTTGTTATGGATCCAGAGATACTACCACTTGCTCGAGACATCTTCAAACTATCTCAGCATCATGTCCAG AATTTTCCATTCAGTGTGATGTCAATCAACATGACTCGAATTGCTCTGCATGCTCTCAGGGAGGAAGTTCTGTCCAA GGAGTGTAACCGAAGGCAGCAGGTCGTGGCAGTGCTAAATGACTTTTACGTTGCAACATTCCTCCACCTCTACCAACTGTGGAAAAGCCAGCGGAAAACTATATCTGACTCTGGCCATGTACTCAAAG AAGTGGAGACCTTTGCTAAGAAGAACCCCAAGCTGATTCTGAAACGTCTGGAGGGCTACCTGAAGGAAAGACGTGCTGGGACATCACCTGACACACTGTCACAGAGCAATCCTTCACCTGGTGACACTGGGTCTCAATCAAGAAGTCAAGGCGGGAAGGAGGAGAAAGAGATGAATTTCACTGGAGTTTGTGAGCTGCCACCTGAGATGGAGGGCGAAGCGAGACTTATTTGA